A stretch of the Uranotaenia lowii strain MFRU-FL chromosome 3, ASM2978415v1, whole genome shotgun sequence genome encodes the following:
- the LOC129758045 gene encoding acanthoscurrin-1-like, with protein MKFLIALCTLLVVAAAVNGADDVKTTEKRGIYSGVGYGGLGYGGLGYAGAGYGGLGYGGLGYGGLGYGGLGGGYGGLGYGGLGSSAYYSGIRGYGSKGALGYGGYPGGYFGQGGYFGGLGNGYYGY; from the coding sequence ATTGCCCTATGTACTCTGCTCGTCGTCGCCGCCGCCGTCAACGGGGCTGATGATGTCAAGACGACCGAGAAGCGAGGAATCTACAGTGGAGTGGGCTACGGTGGCCTCGGTTACGGAGGACTCGGATATGCCGGAGCTGGCTATGGTGGTCTCGGATACGGAGGACTTGGCTACGGAGGTCTTGGCTATGGTGGACTCGGCGGAGGATACGGAGGACTAGGATATGGCGGTTTGGGATCTAGCGCTTACTACAGCGGCATCCGAGGATACGGTTCCAAGGGAGCTCTCGGCTACGGTGGATATCCTGGTGGATATTTCGGTCAGGGTGGATACTTCGGAGGACTCGGCAATGGATATTACGGATACTAA